A stretch of Desulfobacter hydrogenophilus DNA encodes these proteins:
- a CDS encoding response regulator — protein MKENENTNASKTETGQSDAKNDQVAVESEEFSLTEVLDIAQLTPVLENFGSVMGIASAIADLEGNILISARWQRICADFHRVDARTCSRCVESDTKLAANLKEGKPFSIYHCKNGLTDAASPIIIKGRHMANLFVGQFLTETPDRNYFKQQAHKFNFNVADYLRALDEIPIISQEKLLAILGFLTEFANIVACLGLERIKAKKAEQIARAQVKNAEKAKKKLLHYKAHLESLVKDRTERLEESENYTHLILQSMAEGVFVTDTKGRCTYANEAAQKMLGYEIKELVDQNVHDLFHHSNDDGSPHLREDCPIYWAYTQGITSFRRDEIFWRKDGSFFYTSYTSVPQRKSKTIMGSVVVFRDITARKKTEDALRKSEEHLKTILMTTNEGFFWVDNEARFLSLNDTMCKILKRPREDILGKTLFEFLNEENTTVLNEQLERRVTGQMGVYDLSFNLPNDSKVACLLHATPLYDENGVKKGSFAMVSDITYRKRMEEELILARDKAEAATQAKGEFLANMSHEIRTPMNAVMGMTHLALQTNLTPKQRDYLNKIQISANSLLGVINDILDFSKIEAGKMTMESIDFNLDEVLENLSTMIATKTVGKEGVEVLFNTGTDVPRQLMGDPMRLSQILVNLANNAIKFTERGEIVVSTKVLSRANHVTVLQFSVRDTGIGLTDEHMAQLFTAFSQADTSITRRYGGTGLGLSICQRLVKMMNGKIWVESTYGKGSTFYFTAAFQTVREARGVCHILPPELRDLKALVVDDNATSREIFQNMLESFSFNVTLAASAEEGLEEIEKSVGGRPYDIVVMDWKLPGIDGIEASKRIKKNSRLTDIPLIILVSAYGREEIMWQAEAAGLDGFLIKPISASVMFDTIMNALGKDGCIETPLAAEQEEKQVSDLLKCLKGARVLLAEDNEINQQVAMEILAAAEVTVTLAVNGQEAVDAVQTNYFDAVLMDLQMPVMDGYTATRTIRQDARFKDLPIIAMTAHAMAEDSEKSRHAGMNGHITKPIDPEVLYATLAEWISAATPEEETPEEETPEEETESKAETTQQPTPDNSGAVVPPSPDEKTFPAFLDEFDLPSGLKRLQGNKALYRKLLINFGHTYAQRADEIRQALDAGDYSSAHKLTHEIKGVAGNLSASRLHTAATALDQLVKHANPQNPPPEDALATALTTLESRMEDALGSVLQLSSLTTDSEPETAPESAQRLPPDLAKEAAIRLREAAEMGDVSALTEICEEMAARSKDFTPYLDRIAQMTEDFDFEGIIGLADDLETR, from the coding sequence TTGAAAGAAAACGAAAACACTAACGCAAGCAAGACAGAGACGGGACAATCCGATGCCAAAAATGACCAGGTGGCTGTCGAGAGCGAAGAGTTTTCCTTGACGGAAGTGCTCGATATTGCTCAGCTGACACCCGTCCTTGAAAACTTCGGTAGTGTCATGGGGATCGCCTCGGCCATCGCTGATTTGGAGGGAAATATCCTGATATCCGCCCGCTGGCAGCGGATCTGCGCCGACTTTCATCGTGTTGATGCGCGGACATGTTCACGCTGTGTCGAAAGTGACACGAAACTGGCTGCAAATCTGAAGGAGGGGAAGCCTTTTTCGATTTACCACTGCAAAAACGGTCTGACCGATGCCGCTTCACCCATCATCATTAAGGGCCGGCATATGGCCAATCTTTTTGTGGGGCAGTTCCTTACGGAAACGCCAGACAGAAACTATTTCAAACAGCAGGCCCATAAATTCAATTTCAATGTGGCGGATTACCTGCGTGCCCTTGATGAGATTCCGATCATTTCCCAGGAAAAGCTGCTTGCCATTTTGGGTTTTTTGACGGAATTTGCTAACATTGTTGCCTGTTTGGGTCTTGAGCGGATTAAAGCAAAAAAAGCTGAACAAATTGCCAGAGCCCAGGTCAAAAATGCTGAAAAGGCCAAAAAGAAGTTACTACACTACAAGGCACATCTTGAAAGCCTGGTGAAGGATCGAACTGAAAGGCTCGAAGAATCAGAGAACTACACCCACCTTATCCTGCAATCGATGGCAGAAGGTGTTTTCGTTACCGATACTAAAGGTCGATGCACCTATGCCAATGAAGCCGCGCAGAAAATGCTCGGATACGAGATCAAAGAACTTGTCGATCAAAACGTACATGACCTGTTTCACCATTCAAATGATGATGGATCGCCACACCTTCGCGAGGACTGTCCGATTTATTGGGCCTATACCCAGGGGATCACCAGCTTTCGCAGGGACGAGATTTTCTGGCGCAAGGACGGCTCATTTTTTTATACCTCCTACACAAGCGTGCCCCAGCGCAAAAGCAAAACCATCATGGGATCTGTCGTGGTCTTCCGCGACATTACTGCCCGCAAAAAAACTGAAGATGCCCTGCGGAAAAGCGAAGAGCATCTTAAAACCATTTTGATGACGACCAATGAAGGGTTCTTTTGGGTAGACAATGAGGCGCGCTTCTTGTCCCTTAATGACACCATGTGCAAAATTTTAAAAAGACCCCGAGAGGATATTTTGGGAAAGACACTCTTCGAATTTCTGAACGAAGAAAATACGACGGTCTTGAATGAGCAGCTTGAACGCAGGGTTACCGGCCAAATGGGCGTATATGATCTCTCCTTCAACCTTCCGAACGATTCAAAAGTGGCCTGCCTGCTCCATGCCACCCCCCTTTACGATGAAAACGGCGTAAAAAAAGGGTCCTTTGCCATGGTTTCGGACATCACCTACCGCAAAAGGATGGAGGAGGAACTCATTCTCGCCCGGGATAAAGCAGAGGCAGCCACCCAGGCCAAAGGCGAGTTTCTAGCCAACATGAGCCACGAAATCCGCACCCCCATGAACGCGGTTATGGGGATGACACATCTAGCCCTCCAGACGAACCTGACGCCCAAGCAGCGGGACTATCTTAACAAGATTCAGATTTCCGCCAACTCCCTGCTCGGGGTCATCAACGATATTCTCGATTTTTCAAAAATCGAGGCCGGCAAGATGACAATGGAGTCCATTGACTTCAACCTGGATGAAGTCCTGGAGAATCTTTCCACCATGATAGCGACGAAAACTGTGGGAAAAGAAGGGGTTGAAGTTCTTTTCAACACCGGAACCGACGTACCCCGCCAGCTGATGGGAGATCCCATGCGGCTGAGCCAGATCCTGGTCAACCTGGCCAACAACGCAATCAAATTCACCGAGCGCGGAGAAATAGTGGTTTCCACCAAAGTGCTCAGCCGGGCAAACCATGTTACAGTCCTCCAATTCTCCGTACGGGATACGGGCATCGGCCTCACCGACGAACACATGGCCCAGCTTTTCACGGCCTTTAGCCAGGCAGATACCTCTATCACCCGCCGGTACGGCGGCACCGGGCTGGGGCTGTCTATCTGTCAGCGTCTCGTAAAAATGATGAACGGCAAAATCTGGGTGGAAAGCACCTACGGAAAAGGCAGCACGTTTTATTTTACTGCGGCTTTCCAGACCGTGCGGGAAGCCAGAGGGGTATGCCACATACTCCCGCCGGAGTTGAGAGACCTCAAAGCGCTGGTGGTGGACGACAATGCGACCTCCCGGGAAATTTTTCAGAATATGCTGGAATCTTTCTCTTTTAACGTTACCTTGGCGGCGTCCGCAGAAGAAGGGCTGGAGGAGATTGAAAAGTCTGTCGGAGGACGGCCCTACGACATCGTGGTAATGGACTGGAAGCTGCCGGGCATCGACGGCATTGAGGCCTCAAAACGAATCAAAAAGAATTCGCGGTTGACCGATATTCCGCTCATTATCCTGGTCAGCGCCTACGGCCGGGAAGAGATCATGTGGCAGGCTGAGGCGGCCGGGCTGGACGGTTTCCTGATCAAGCCCATCAGCGCCTCGGTGATGTTTGATACGATCATGAACGCACTGGGCAAAGATGGCTGCATAGAGACACCGCTGGCAGCGGAACAGGAGGAGAAACAGGTCTCAGATCTGCTCAAGTGCCTCAAAGGCGCCCGTGTGCTGCTGGCTGAAGACAATGAGATCAACCAGCAGGTTGCCATGGAAATCCTTGCCGCTGCGGAAGTTACCGTCACCCTGGCGGTCAATGGCCAGGAAGCCGTTGACGCAGTGCAAACAAATTATTTCGACGCCGTGCTGATGGATCTGCAGATGCCGGTGATGGACGGCTATACCGCAACCCGGACCATCCGCCAGGATGCGCGCTTCAAAGATCTGCCCATCATCGCCATGACGGCCCATGCCATGGCCGAAGATTCTGAAAAAAGCCGCCATGCCGGCATGAACGGTCACATCACCAAGCCGATTGATCCGGAGGTACTCTACGCAACCCTGGCGGAATGGATCTCAGCCGCCACCCCTGAAGAGGAAACACCTGAAGAGGAAACACCTGAAGAGGAGACCGAATCAAAGGCGGAGACAACACAGCAGCCCACACCAGACAATAGCGGCGCTGTCGTCCCGCCTTCCCCGGATGAGAAGACGTTTCCAGCGTTTCTGGACGAATTTGATCTTCCTTCCGGGCTGAAGCGTCTCCAAGGAAACAAGGCCCTGTACCGCAAGCTGTTGATCAATTTTGGCCATACCTATGCCCAGAGGGCCGACGAAATCCGACAGGCCCTGGATGCCGGGGACTACAGCAGCGCCCACAAACTGACGCATGAAATCAAGGGGGTTGCCGGCAACCTCTCGGCATCCCGGCTGCATACCGCAGCCACGGCGCTGGACCAGCTGGTCAAGCATGCGAACCCGCAGAATCCCCCCCCGGAGGATGCGCTCGCCACGGCTTTGACCACCTTGGAAAGTCGGATGGAAGATGCCCTTGGATCCGTCCTGCAGCTGTCGTCATTAACGACAGACTCCGAACCCGAAACCGCCCCGGAATCGGCGCAGCGACTGCCCCCGGACCTGGCCAAGGAGGCCGCTATACGGCTGCGGGAGGCTGCCGAAATGGGTGACGTGTCGGCACTGACGGAAATTTGCGAGGAGATGGCCGCCCGGTCAAAGGACTTTACCCCCTATCTCGACAGAATTGCACAAATGACGGAAGACTTTGATTTTGAAGGGATCATTGGTCTAGCCGATGATCTGGAAACTCGATGA
- a CDS encoding glycogen/starch/alpha-glucan phosphorylase — protein MKPTVNKISKSDLKTSIDYHLRCSLCKETPTKDYRDLFLSTAFSLRDRMAEKILHTEQRYQASQTKRVYYLSLEFLIGRLMGNNLHNLGMFDVCREFMAEAGIDIEEVREQENDPGLGNGGLGRLAACFLDSMATLDIAGFGYGIHYEYGLFKQEIDNGYQREKPDNWLADLNPWEFKRTDEKCIIPIKGRIEHFQDRDGEYNPMWLDWNFIVGIPFDIPVVGYGGKTVNWLRLYGAGSSADFDIQIFNEGDYFRAVEQKVESETITKMLYPLDTIMSGRELRLVQEYFLVACTLKDIIRRYMKNNENFDRFPDQVAIQMNDTHPSLAVAELMRLLVDEYALPWGHAWEITQQTLAYTNHTVLAEALEKWPAALLERIIPRHLQIIYEINRQFLEKIAARYPNDVDLLQRMSLIEEGESKQVRMAHLALVGSHSVNGVSSLHTEILKQDNFSDFYALWPERFVNVTNGITQRRWLLGANPRLAELITDTIGDSWITDLSQLRRLEPHADQTVFMDEFRDIKRANKEDLSKIISDTLWLSIDPDSLFDIHIKRIHEYKRQLLKIMHIVHEYLQIIRGEKTPTVAKTFIFAGKAAPGYWVAKQIIKLIHNVGQVINQDRRVRDALKVVFLPDYSVSLAEKIIPAADLSEQISMAGQEASGTGNMKFMLNGALTVGTLDGANVEMLEEAGADNIFIFGLKAEEITDMIKKKNYHPVEYYRLFPEIRRVLDAFRDNTFCPDEQGIFQWIYHRMMNNEDSYFHLPDFSPYIQVQDQIEAEYLDPVNWTKKAILNVARSGKFSSDRAISDYNRLIWNKNAQS, from the coding sequence ATGAAACCAACTGTTAATAAAATCTCGAAATCCGACTTAAAAACATCAATAGACTACCATCTGCGCTGCTCCCTTTGCAAAGAAACGCCGACAAAGGATTACCGGGACCTCTTTTTGTCGACGGCCTTTTCCCTGCGGGACCGAATGGCGGAAAAAATTCTGCATACGGAGCAGCGATATCAGGCATCCCAAACTAAACGGGTATATTATCTATCTTTAGAATTCTTAATCGGCAGACTGATGGGCAATAATCTTCACAATCTCGGGATGTTTGATGTCTGCCGTGAATTCATGGCAGAGGCAGGCATCGACATCGAGGAGGTGCGTGAGCAGGAAAACGACCCTGGTCTTGGAAACGGCGGGCTCGGTCGTCTGGCGGCCTGTTTTCTTGATTCCATGGCAACGCTGGATATTGCCGGTTTCGGCTACGGGATCCACTATGAATACGGTCTCTTCAAGCAGGAGATCGATAACGGGTATCAGCGGGAAAAACCGGATAACTGGCTGGCGGATCTTAACCCCTGGGAGTTCAAGCGGACCGATGAAAAATGTATCATCCCCATCAAGGGACGGATCGAACACTTTCAGGACCGTGATGGTGAGTACAATCCCATGTGGCTTGACTGGAATTTCATCGTGGGGATTCCCTTCGATATTCCCGTCGTCGGATACGGGGGGAAAACAGTGAACTGGTTGAGACTATACGGCGCAGGTTCCTCTGCCGATTTTGACATCCAGATCTTCAATGAGGGTGATTACTTCCGGGCGGTGGAGCAGAAAGTCGAGTCTGAAACCATCACCAAGATGCTTTATCCCCTTGACACGATCATGTCAGGAAGGGAGCTTCGCCTGGTGCAGGAATATTTTCTTGTGGCCTGCACCCTCAAGGACATCATTCGACGTTATATGAAAAATAACGAAAATTTCGACCGCTTCCCTGATCAAGTCGCCATCCAGATGAACGACACCCATCCCTCTCTGGCAGTGGCTGAACTGATGCGGCTTTTAGTGGACGAATATGCACTGCCATGGGGGCACGCCTGGGAGATTACCCAACAGACCCTGGCCTATACCAACCATACGGTGCTGGCCGAAGCACTGGAAAAATGGCCCGCAGCCCTTCTCGAACGTATTATTCCCCGCCATCTACAGATCATTTATGAAATCAACCGTCAGTTTCTCGAAAAGATTGCCGCTCGTTATCCCAACGACGTCGACCTTCTCCAGCGTATGTCTCTCATCGAAGAGGGAGAGAGCAAGCAGGTCCGGATGGCCCACCTGGCACTGGTGGGGTCCCATTCCGTTAATGGGGTCTCCTCACTCCATACGGAGATTCTAAAGCAGGACAATTTTTCAGACTTTTACGCCCTGTGGCCGGAACGATTCGTCAATGTCACCAACGGCATCACCCAGAGACGCTGGCTTCTGGGGGCCAATCCCCGACTGGCGGAACTGATCACCGACACTATCGGAGACTCCTGGATCACCGATTTAAGCCAACTTCGACGTTTGGAACCCCATGCCGATCAGACGGTTTTCATGGATGAATTCCGTGACATCAAGCGGGCGAACAAGGAAGACTTGTCGAAAATCATCTCCGACACCCTCTGGCTTTCCATCGACCCCGACAGCTTGTTCGATATTCACATCAAACGAATTCACGAATACAAACGCCAACTCCTGAAAATCATGCATATCGTACATGAATATCTGCAGATCATCAGGGGGGAAAAAACACCCACGGTTGCCAAAACTTTTATTTTTGCCGGCAAGGCTGCGCCCGGATACTGGGTGGCCAAACAGATAATCAAGCTGATTCACAATGTCGGGCAGGTCATCAATCAGGACAGACGGGTCCGGGATGCCCTGAAAGTAGTCTTTTTACCGGATTACAGCGTCTCTCTTGCTGAAAAGATCATTCCGGCGGCGGACTTAAGCGAACAGATTTCCATGGCCGGCCAGGAGGCGTCTGGAACAGGAAATATGAAATTCATGCTTAACGGTGCTTTGACCGTGGGAACATTGGACGGTGCCAATGTCGAAATGCTCGAGGAAGCGGGCGCGGACAATATTTTTATCTTTGGATTGAAGGCGGAAGAGATCACCGACATGATCAAAAAGAAAAACTACCACCCTGTGGAGTATTATCGCCTCTTTCCTGAAATCCGCAGGGTTTTGGACGCTTTTCGGGATAATACTTTTTGCCCTGACGAGCAGGGGATCTTTCAATGGATTTACCATCGGATGATGAATAATGAGGATTCCTATTTCCATCTGCCGGATTTTTCCCCTTATATCCAGGTGCAGGATCAAATAGAAGCGGAATACCTGGACCCGGTCAATTGGACGAAAAAAGCGATCCTAAACGTGGCACGGTCCGGAAAATTTTCCAGCGACAGGGCCATTTCCGATTATAACCGCTTAATCTGGAATAAAAACGCCCAGAGCTGA
- a CDS encoding STAS domain-containing protein — translation MQLKHNNVEDVLIVRPMEKRIDASTAGEFKQKMNEWIDSGNRRIVLNLSEVDFIDSSGLGAIISGFKKIGNNGNLVICVVKESVMSLFRLTRMNRVFDIYTSENEALEALSGKA, via the coding sequence ATGCAACTGAAACATAACAATGTCGAGGATGTCCTGATCGTGAGACCGATGGAAAAAAGAATCGATGCGTCAACAGCTGGTGAATTCAAACAAAAAATGAACGAATGGATTGATTCGGGAAATCGGAGGATTGTGCTCAACCTTTCCGAAGTGGACTTTATCGACAGCAGCGGACTTGGCGCCATTATTTCGGGGTTCAAAAAAATCGGCAATAACGGCAATCTCGTGATCTGCGTCGTGAAGGAAAGCGTCATGAGCCTTTTTCGCCTGACCCGCATGAATCGGGTATTTGATATCTATACCTCTGAAAATGAAGCCCTTGAGGCGCTTTCCGGGAAGGCATAA
- a CDS encoding ATP-binding protein, which yields MKAANMIRLIIDSRLENVSLVGSAVRGIANTLCIDSTTSYQLELCVVEAVNNDIKHAYHCQAGHSVEIDVLLYPDRLAFKIYDKGESMSPAKVAPFSFDPSKVETLPEGGMGVYILHALMDEVHYKTINGQNIMTLVKYLKNHEKPG from the coding sequence ATGAAAGCAGCGAACATGATCCGGCTGATTATTGACAGCAGGCTTGAGAATGTTTCCCTGGTAGGGAGTGCCGTGCGTGGCATCGCCAACACCCTGTGCATAGACAGCACGACGAGTTACCAATTAGAGCTGTGTGTCGTGGAAGCTGTGAACAACGATATAAAGCATGCCTATCATTGCCAGGCAGGGCATTCGGTGGAAATAGATGTCCTGCTTTATCCGGACCGGTTGGCCTTCAAGATTTACGACAAAGGAGAAAGCATGAGTCCTGCAAAGGTTGCGCCCTTCAGCTTCGATCCATCAAAGGTTGAAACCCTCCCTGAAGGAGGGATGGGGGTCTATATCCTGCACGCCCTGATGGACGAGGTCCATTATAAAACTATAAACGGACAAAACATTATGACTCTGGTCAAATATTTAAAAAACCATGAAAAACCCGGATAA